The following coding sequences are from one Salvia hispanica cultivar TCC Black 2014 chromosome 3, UniMelb_Shisp_WGS_1.0, whole genome shotgun sequence window:
- the LOC125211531 gene encoding GDSL esterase/lipase At5g22810, which yields MSIKNISSFTIIYIFLVTVANAQPLVPALLIFGDSVVDVGNNNNLETIVKANFPPYGRDFIKHKPTGRFCNGKLASDYTAENLGFTSYPPAYLSKQANGKHLLIGANFASGSSGYYDTTAKIYETIPLSKQVELYKDYQKKLATLVGQSNASSIINGSIHFLSSGSSDFVQNYYINPLLYEKYTPLQFIDILLQSYTKFVQELYNLGARKIGVTTLPPLGCVPAVITIFGEDSNECVEKFNKVAVSFNKKLNSTSQKLQTKLSGLNLVVLDIYQPLHDLVTRPTDYGFFEARKACCGTGLVETSILCNAESVGTCRNASEYVFWDGFHPTDAANKILSDDLLTAGLSLIS from the exons ATGAGTATCAAAAACATCTCAAGTTTTACTATCATCTACATTTTCCTCGTTACCGTTGCAAATGCACAGCCTTTGGTTCCTGCACTCCTCATATTTGGGGACTCAGTTGTTGATGTAGGCAACAACAACAATCTTGAAACTATTGTTAAAGCCAATTTCCCTCCTTACGGGCGAGACTTCATCAAACACAAACCAACCGGTAGATTCTGTAACGGAAAGCTTGCTTCCGACTACACTG CTGAGAACCTCGGTTTTACCTCGTATCCTCCTGCCTACCTCAGCAAGCAAGCCAATGGGAAGCATCTCCTGATTGGGGCTAACTTTGCCTCTGGCTCATCAGGCTACTATGATACCACTGCAAAAATCTAT GAAACGATCCCATTGAGCAAACAGGTGGAGCTATACAAAGATTACCAGAAGAAGCTTGCAACACTCGTGGGACAATCCAATGCTTCATCCATCATAAACGGATCGATACATTTCCTTAGCAGTGGAAGCAGTGATTTTGTTCAGAACTACTACATTAATCCTCTTTTATACGAAAAGTACACTCCACTTCAATTCATAGACATTCTGTTGCAGTCTTACACCAAATTTGTGCAG GAGCTGTACAATTTGGGAGCAAGAAAGATTGGAGTGACAACGTTGCCACCACTTGGATGTGTGCCTGCAGTTATCACCATATTTGGCGAGGACAGTAACGAATGTGTCGAAAAGTTCAATAAAGTGGCAGTTTCATTCAACAAAAAGCTCAACTCCACTTCCCAGAAACTGCAGACCAAGCTATCTGGTCTTAATCTTGTAGTTTTGGATATCTACCAGCCTCTTCATGACCTTGTCACGCGCCCTACTGATTACG gTTTCTTTGAAGCAAGAAAGGCATGTTGTGGGACAGGATTGGTGGAGACATCTATTCTGTGCAATGCAGAGTCGGTAGGAACATGTAGGAATGCAAGTGAATATGTTTTCTGGGATGGATTTCACCCCACTGATGCTGCTAACAAGATTTTGTCTGATGATTTGCTGACTGCTGGCCTCTCTCTCATCTCCTAA
- the LOC125215932 gene encoding BTB/POZ domain-containing protein At3g44820-like isoform X2 produces MAPPGKTSGFHREGDHWYYSSSLQSDITVVVDEVKFHLHKFPLISRCGKIATIFEDYESSTDMTLTVPLEEFPGGAETFSIVVKFCYGGRVDFTPKNIVILYCAADYLSMTDDYGEDNLLSKSESYFHKHILKDWKDCILALQSCELVIPRADKLQIISRCINALSVMICTDPSLFGWPMMMYGSLQSPGGSILWNGINTGAKIQSNESNWWFEDVSYLCVELFERLIQTMEAKGISPENLARSIMYYCKKYLPGLGRWQGGQSGLSRTVASFSMTPANVNQDALLRSVIKLLPEKKGKSFCRFLLGLLRVALILGVNNTCQDSLERRIGIQLDLATLDGLLIPNYSDSDTLYNTDCVERMIRHFVSSEPSAASISPLSADLDTSPSSGRFKRVAKLIDNYVAEVASDVNLKPGKLRALAEALPESSRSLHDGLYRALDIYIKAHPWLSDKEREQLCNIIDFQKLSIDACAHASQNERLPLRIVLQVLFFEQMQLRTALAGCLNVLDAESAPTASLAIPNEAAGQRAHRDGWVTVVRENQVLKVDMERMRSRVGELEEEFSKIKEEMKKATKSNSYISSPRLVPRGTGSKLLPQASVAQQDVVESGTPTPRASVEQARPSIKNPRHRKSFSQF; encoded by the exons ATGGCTCCTCCTGGGAAAACATCTGGATTCCATCGTGAAGGAGATCACTg GTACTACAGTTCAAGTTTGCAAAGTGATATAACAGTAGTGGTGGATGAAGTAAAGTTCCATCTTCACAAG TTTCCTCTTATTTCAAGATGTGGGAAGATAGCAactatctttgaagattatGAAAGTTCCACTGACATGACATTGACAGTACCTCTTGAAGAGTTTCCAGGTGGTGCCGAAACGTTTTCCATTGTAGTCAAATTCTGCTATGGCGGGAGGGTAGATTTCACACCCAAGAACATAGTAATTTTGTACTGCGCTGCAGATTATCTTTCCATGACTGATGATTATGGTGAAGACAATTTATTGTCTAAATCAGAAAGTTATTTCCATAAGCATATCCTAAAAGACTGGAAGGATTGCATTTTGGCTCTCCAGAGCTGTGAACTGGTTATTCCAAGAGCGGacaaacttcaaattataAGTAGATGTATCAATGCATTGTCTGTAATGATCTGTACGGATCCCTCATTGTTTGGATGGCCTATGATGATGTATGGTAGCCTACAGAGTCCTGGAGGGAGCATTCTGTGGAACGGGATAAATACCGGTGCAAAGATCCAAAGTAATGAATCCAACTGGTGGTTTGAGGATGTATCATATCTCTGTGTCGAGTTGTTTGAGAGGCTGATTCAGACAATGGAAGCCAAAGGAATAAGTCCGGAGAATTTAGCACGCTCCATAATGTACTATTGTAAAAAGTATCTTCCAGGGTTGGGCCGATGGCAGGGAGGACAGAGTGGTCTGTCGAGGACAGTAGCTAGTTTCAGCATGACGCCTGCTAATGTCAATCAAGATGCTCTTTTGCGAAGTGTTATCAAACTACTGCCCGAGAAGAAGGGAAAATCTTTTTGCCGTTTTCTGCTGGGACTTTTACGTGTTGCATTGATCTTGGGGGTTAACAATACATGCCAGGATTCTCTGGAAAGGAGAATAGGCATACAGCTTGATTTGGCAACCCTGGATGGTCTACTGATACCTAATTATTCCGATTCCGATACTTTATACAACACCGATTGTGTTGAAAGGATGATTCGTCATTTTGTATCTTCTGAGCCGAGTGCAGCTTCAATATCTCCGTTATCAGCCGACCTTGACACATCACCATCATCTGGGCGTTTCAAGAGAGTTGCGAAATTGATAGATAATTATGTGGCAGAGGTTGCTTCCGATGTAAACTTGAAACCTGGAAAATTACGTGCACTCGCAGAAGCATTGCCGGAATCTTCGAGATCTTTGCACGATGGGCTATACCGAGCACTGGATATATACATTAAG GCACATCCCTGGCTTTCAGATAAAGAGCGGGAGCAGCTCTGCAACATTATTGATTTTCAGAAACTCTCGATCGATGCTTGCGCCCACGCATCTCAAAACGAGAGGCTTCCACTTAGAATCGTACTACAAGTCTTGTTCTTCGAGCAGATGCAACTGCGGACGGCCTTAGCTGGCTGCCTAAATGTTCTCGATGCTGAAAGTGCCCCCACAGCTTCTCTGGCCATTCCTAACGAAGCTGCTGGGCAAAGGGCCCATCGAGATGGATGGGTAACAGTCGTTCGTGAGAACCAGGTGCTGAAAGTAGATATGGAACGGATGAGGTCTAGAGTTGGTGAACTGGAAGAAGAGTTCAGTAAAATCAAGGAAGAGATGAAAAAGGCAACCAAGTCAAACAGTTACATAAGCTCTCCACGCCTTGTTCCTAGAGGGACTGGATCCAAACTACTTCCTCAGGCTTCAGTTGCCCAACAAGATGTCGTTGAGAGTGGGACACCAACTCCAAGAGCATCAGTCGAGCAGGCACGACCATCCATCAAGAACCCTAGACATAGAAAAAGCTTCTCCCAGTTTTGA
- the LOC125211530 gene encoding UDP-D-apiose/UDP-D-xylose synthase 1-like, protein MASASVDLDGNPIKPLTICMIGAGGFIGSHLCEKLMAETQHKVLALDVYSDKIKHLLEPSSLPWADRIHFHRLNIKNDSRLEGLIRLADLIINLAAICTPADYNTRPLDTIYSNFIDALPVIKYCSENGKRLIHFSTCEVYGKTIGCFLPKDSPLRQDPAYYVLSEDSSPCIFGPIEKQRWSYACAKQLVERLIYAEGAENGLEFTIVRPFNWIGPRMDFIPGIDGPSEGVPRVLACFSNNLLRREPLKLVDGGESQRTFVYIKDAIEAVHLMIENPSRANGQIFNVGNPNNEVTVRQLAEMMTQVYSKVSGEPPLDAPTIDISSKEFYGEGYDDSDKRIPDMTIINRQLGWNPKTSLWDLLDSTLTYQHRTYAEAVKKATSKPATS, encoded by the exons ATGGCGAGCGCTAGCGTAGATCTCGACGGGAATCCGATCAAGCCGCTCACCATATGCATGATCGGCGCCGGCGGCTTCATCGGCTCGCACCTCTGCGAGAAGCTCATGGCCGAGACGCAGCACAAGGTTCTGGCGCTCGATGTCTATAGCGACAAGATCAAGCACCTCCTCGAGCCGTCGTCGCTGCCCTGGGCGGATCGCATTCACTTCCACCGCCTCAACATTAAGAACGATTCTCGCCTCGAAGGCCTCATTCGGCTGGCGGATCTT ATCATAAATCTCGCTGCTATATGCACTCCAGCAGACTATAATACGCGCCCACTTGATACAATCTACAGCAACTTCATTGATGCTCTCCCCGTG ATTAAATACTGCTCGGAAAATGGAAAACGCCTCATTCATTTCTCCACTTGTGAAGTTTATGGGAAAACAATTGGTTGCTTTTTACCCAAAGATAGCCCATTGCGACAG GATCCTGCTTACTATGTTCTATCAGAAGATTCCTCCCCTTGCATCTTTGGCCCCATTGAGAAACAGAGATGGTCATATGCATGTGCAAAGCAGTTGGTTGAGAGACTGATATATG CTGAGGGTGCGGAAAATGGTCTTGAATTTACAATTGTTAGGCCTTTCAACTGGATTGGTCCCAGGATGGACTTTATACCTGGAATCGATGGTCCAAGTGAGGGTGTTCCAAGAGTTCTTGCCTGCTTTAGCAAt AATCTCTTAAGACGTGAACCACTGAAGCTTGTGGATGGAGGTGAATCTCAGAGAACTTTTGTTTACATCAAAGATGCCATCGAAGCTGTCCATTTGATGATT GAAAATCCATCCAGGGCTAATGGTCAGATATTTAACGTTGGCAACCCTAACAATGAAGTTACGGTCAGGCAGCTTGCTGAGATGATGACTCAG GTTTACTCAAAGGTTAGTGGAGAACCTCCACTGGATGCACCTACGATTGATATAAGCTCGAAAGAATTCTATGGTGAAGGATACGATGACAGTGACAAGAGAATTCCTGACATGACCATAATCAACAGACAACTTG GTTGGAACCCAAAGACATCACTGTGGGACTTGCTAGACTCGACTCTTACTTACCAACACCGGACGTACGCAGAAGCTGTAAAGAAGGCTACCTCAAAACCGGCAACGAGTTAA
- the LOC125215932 gene encoding BTB/POZ domain-containing protein At3g44820-like isoform X1 — MVGRMIEVTSSGKGLHCNRYYSSSLQSDITVVVDEVKFHLHKFPLISRCGKIATIFEDYESSTDMTLTVPLEEFPGGAETFSIVVKFCYGGRVDFTPKNIVILYCAADYLSMTDDYGEDNLLSKSESYFHKHILKDWKDCILALQSCELVIPRADKLQIISRCINALSVMICTDPSLFGWPMMMYGSLQSPGGSILWNGINTGAKIQSNESNWWFEDVSYLCVELFERLIQTMEAKGISPENLARSIMYYCKKYLPGLGRWQGGQSGLSRTVASFSMTPANVNQDALLRSVIKLLPEKKGKSFCRFLLGLLRVALILGVNNTCQDSLERRIGIQLDLATLDGLLIPNYSDSDTLYNTDCVERMIRHFVSSEPSAASISPLSADLDTSPSSGRFKRVAKLIDNYVAEVASDVNLKPGKLRALAEALPESSRSLHDGLYRALDIYIKAHPWLSDKEREQLCNIIDFQKLSIDACAHASQNERLPLRIVLQVLFFEQMQLRTALAGCLNVLDAESAPTASLAIPNEAAGQRAHRDGWVTVVRENQVLKVDMERMRSRVGELEEEFSKIKEEMKKATKSNSYISSPRLVPRGTGSKLLPQASVAQQDVVESGTPTPRASVEQARPSIKNPRHRKSFSQF, encoded by the exons ATGGTTGGACGAATGATAGAGGTAACAAGCTCGGGAAAAGGATTGCACTGTAATAG GTACTACAGTTCAAGTTTGCAAAGTGATATAACAGTAGTGGTGGATGAAGTAAAGTTCCATCTTCACAAG TTTCCTCTTATTTCAAGATGTGGGAAGATAGCAactatctttgaagattatGAAAGTTCCACTGACATGACATTGACAGTACCTCTTGAAGAGTTTCCAGGTGGTGCCGAAACGTTTTCCATTGTAGTCAAATTCTGCTATGGCGGGAGGGTAGATTTCACACCCAAGAACATAGTAATTTTGTACTGCGCTGCAGATTATCTTTCCATGACTGATGATTATGGTGAAGACAATTTATTGTCTAAATCAGAAAGTTATTTCCATAAGCATATCCTAAAAGACTGGAAGGATTGCATTTTGGCTCTCCAGAGCTGTGAACTGGTTATTCCAAGAGCGGacaaacttcaaattataAGTAGATGTATCAATGCATTGTCTGTAATGATCTGTACGGATCCCTCATTGTTTGGATGGCCTATGATGATGTATGGTAGCCTACAGAGTCCTGGAGGGAGCATTCTGTGGAACGGGATAAATACCGGTGCAAAGATCCAAAGTAATGAATCCAACTGGTGGTTTGAGGATGTATCATATCTCTGTGTCGAGTTGTTTGAGAGGCTGATTCAGACAATGGAAGCCAAAGGAATAAGTCCGGAGAATTTAGCACGCTCCATAATGTACTATTGTAAAAAGTATCTTCCAGGGTTGGGCCGATGGCAGGGAGGACAGAGTGGTCTGTCGAGGACAGTAGCTAGTTTCAGCATGACGCCTGCTAATGTCAATCAAGATGCTCTTTTGCGAAGTGTTATCAAACTACTGCCCGAGAAGAAGGGAAAATCTTTTTGCCGTTTTCTGCTGGGACTTTTACGTGTTGCATTGATCTTGGGGGTTAACAATACATGCCAGGATTCTCTGGAAAGGAGAATAGGCATACAGCTTGATTTGGCAACCCTGGATGGTCTACTGATACCTAATTATTCCGATTCCGATACTTTATACAACACCGATTGTGTTGAAAGGATGATTCGTCATTTTGTATCTTCTGAGCCGAGTGCAGCTTCAATATCTCCGTTATCAGCCGACCTTGACACATCACCATCATCTGGGCGTTTCAAGAGAGTTGCGAAATTGATAGATAATTATGTGGCAGAGGTTGCTTCCGATGTAAACTTGAAACCTGGAAAATTACGTGCACTCGCAGAAGCATTGCCGGAATCTTCGAGATCTTTGCACGATGGGCTATACCGAGCACTGGATATATACATTAAG GCACATCCCTGGCTTTCAGATAAAGAGCGGGAGCAGCTCTGCAACATTATTGATTTTCAGAAACTCTCGATCGATGCTTGCGCCCACGCATCTCAAAACGAGAGGCTTCCACTTAGAATCGTACTACAAGTCTTGTTCTTCGAGCAGATGCAACTGCGGACGGCCTTAGCTGGCTGCCTAAATGTTCTCGATGCTGAAAGTGCCCCCACAGCTTCTCTGGCCATTCCTAACGAAGCTGCTGGGCAAAGGGCCCATCGAGATGGATGGGTAACAGTCGTTCGTGAGAACCAGGTGCTGAAAGTAGATATGGAACGGATGAGGTCTAGAGTTGGTGAACTGGAAGAAGAGTTCAGTAAAATCAAGGAAGAGATGAAAAAGGCAACCAAGTCAAACAGTTACATAAGCTCTCCACGCCTTGTTCCTAGAGGGACTGGATCCAAACTACTTCCTCAGGCTTCAGTTGCCCAACAAGATGTCGTTGAGAGTGGGACACCAACTCCAAGAGCATCAGTCGAGCAGGCACGACCATCCATCAAGAACCCTAGACATAGAAAAAGCTTCTCCCAGTTTTGA
- the LOC125211527 gene encoding organellar oligopeptidase A, chloroplastic/mitochondrial-like, producing MAAVENPLLQDFIFPPYDVIEPNHICPAIEALLIELEKDLDELEKTVKPTWPGLVVPLEKIIDRLSVVWGIVNHLNSVKDCPQLRATIQLVQPKKVGFQLKLRQSKLIYMAFKAIRDSSDWENLSDARKRVVDLKLKEAVLYGVSLEDTSRERFNEIEQELEKLAQQFEENILDATKSFEKVITDKKELEGLPSTTLSITAKTAIDKGYENATAEDGPWIITLDGPIYRSVLQHACNRSLREEIFRAYVTRASDGPLNNTPIIERVLELRLEKAKLLGFKNYAEVSLEMKMATVDKAKDLIYKLHEASWGSAIRDLEELRDYAREKGAQEANDLNQWDINFWSERLRESRYDFDEEELRPYFPLPKVMEGLFNLTKKLFGVDIEPADGTAPVWNKDVSFYQVKDSSNAPIAYFYFDPYSRPSEKRGGAWADLVVGRSGVCSSDNTRPRLPITNIVCNLTPPTKDKPSLMTIREVEAVFHEFGHALQHLLTKQDEGLVSGNQGIEWDAVEIPSLFMENWCYQRETILGIAKHYESGEPLPENTSLRILRARTFRAGTLLLRQLRYASVDLELHSTYVPGGLESIYDVDQEIGKRTHPIPLLPEDRFLCSFSHIFADKYAAGYYSYQWAEVISADAFSAFEEAGLENDQSLREMGRKFRETILALGGGKAPNEVFLEFRGREPTPHAFLRYNGLLPTIAAT from the exons ATGGCAGCAGTTGAGAATCCATTGCTGCAAGACTTCATTTTCCCGCCGTACGATGTGATAGAGCCTAATCACATCTGCCCCGCAATTGAAGCCTTGCTGATCGAACTC GAGAAGGATTTGGATGAATTGGAGAAAACAGTGAAGCCGACATGGCCAGGACTGGTTGTGCCTCTCGAGAAGATTATTGATAGGTTATCAGTTGTTTGGGGGATTGTGAATCATCTCAACTCTGTCAAGGATTGCCCTCAGCTCAGGGCTACAATTCAACTAGTTCAA CCAAAGAAGGTTGGGTTCCAGCTGAAATTAAGACAGAGCAAGCTCATATACATGGCCTTCAAGGCCATCAGAGACTCTTCAGATTGGGAAAATCTGAGTGATGCACGCAAACGAGTAGTTGACT TGAAATTGAAAGAAGCAGTTTTGTATGGAGTTTCTCTCGAAGATACCAGTAGAGAACGTTTCAATGAAATAGAGCAG GAGCTGGAAAAACTTGCTCAACAGTTTGAAGAAAACATTCTAGATGCTACAAAAAGttttgaaaaagttattaCAGATAAAAAGGAATTAGAAGGCTTGCCTTCAACCACCCTTAGTATAACTGCAAAGACAGCCATTGACAAG GGATATGAGAATGCCACAGCTGAAGATGGTCCTTGGATAATCACGTTGGATGGCCCAATTTATCGATCTGTGCTGCAACATGCTTGCAACAGATCACTGAGAGAGGAAATTTTCCGTGCATATGTGACTCGTGCATCGGATGGACCTCTGAATAACACACCTATTATTGAACGTGTTCTGGAACTCAGATTGGAGAAAGCAAAACTTCTTGGGTTCAAGAACTACGCTGAG GTAAGTTTAGAGATGAAAATGGCCACTGTTGATAAAGCAAAGGATCTTATATACAAGCTTCATGAGGCTTCTTGGGGTTCTGCCATTCGTG ACTTGGAAGAGCTACGAGATTATGCTAGAGAGAAAGGTGCTCAAGAGGCAAATGATTTGAATCAATGGGATATTAACTTCTGGAGTGAAAGGCTTCGAGAATCAAGATATGACTTCGATGAG GAAGAGTTGCGCCCTTATTTCCCATTGCCAAAGGTAATGGAAGGACTATTCAACCTGACAAAGAAGCTATTTGGGGTAGACATTGAACCGGCTGATGGCACAGCTCCG GTCTGGAATAAAGATGTCAGCTTCTACCAAGTGAAAGATTCTTCAAATGCTCCCATTGCATACTTTTACTTTGATCCATACTCTCGTCCCTCAGAGAAACGTGGCGGTGCATGGGCTGATTTGGTTGTTGGTAGGAGTGGTGTATGTTCAAGTGACAATACCCGTCCCCGGTTGCCAATCACAAATATTGTTTGCAATCTTACTCCACCAACAAAGGATAAGCCAAGTCTCATGACCATACGCGAG GTTGAGGCAGTATTCCATGAGTTTGGCCATGCACTTCAGCATTTGCTGACCAAACAAGATGAAGGCTTAGTGTCTGGCAATCAAGGGATAGAATGGGATGCTGTGGAGATCCCTTCTCTATTTATGGAGAACTGGTGTTACCAGAG GGAAACCATATTGGGCATCGCCAAGCATTATGAAAGTGGAGAACCTCTACCAGAAAACACATCCTTAAGAATTCTTCGGGCAAGGACATTTAGGGCAGGTACCCTACTGCTTCGTCAG CTGCGTTATGCTTCTGTGGATTTGGAACTACACTCAACCTATGTTCCAGGTGGACTTGAATCTATATATGACGTGGATCAAGAAATTGGTAAGAGGACTCATCCTATTCCGTTGCTGCCAGAAGACAGATTTCTTTGTAGTTTCAGTCATATCTTTGCAG ATAAATACGCAGCTGGATATTACAGTTATCAG TGGGCAGAGGTAATATCCGCGGATGCTTTCTCCGCATTTGAGGAGGCTGGGTTGGAAAATGATCAG TCTCTTAGAGAAATGGGCCGTAAATTTCGTGAAACCATTCTTGCCCTTGGAGGTGGGAAGGCCCCAAATGAG GTCTTCCTGGAGTTTCGAGGTCGTGAACCAACACCTCATGCGTTTCTTCGCTACAATGGCTTGTTGCCCACCATTGCTGCTACGTGA